The Ectothiorhodospiraceae bacterium 2226 region GAGACGGGGTTCGAGGAGCGCGAGTTCAACAACGACTTCGCCATCTGGGCGAGAAACGCCCTGCACGACTTCCCGCTGTCGGAGCGCCTGGCGGTGATCGACCCGAGCGCCTACACCGGTCTCGAGTCACTGCGCCAGGAGCTGATCGACATCATCGAGGAGCGCATCGACGAGAGCGAGTACCTGCCGTGGACGCGCACCGACCAGCAGTTCGAGTTCATCCACTCGCAGATCGTGGTGTTCAACACCCGGCGCACGCTGGAGTGCCCCGAGGACTTGCCGGCGGGCGTGGCGCAGATGTCCACCAGCAGCATCTTCTACCACTTCATTGATGCGCGCCGGCGCTCCTCGGAAGGGCTGGACGATTTTCGCGCCTGGCTGTGCTCCTACGGCGAGCCGTATAGCGAATTGTGCGATCGCCTGGCCGACATCGATCCGTTCTTCATCACGCTGACCAATCTGCGTCGCCAGCTGAGTGCGGTGTTTGGCGACTACTTCGGCGAGGCCGCGTCATGACCACGATGCTCGAGGCCTATGCCCGCGTCGCGGGCGAAGACGTCATCGATCACCTACGTCAGCTCTCCGAACCGCTGCGCGGGATGAAGGTGGTGCACATCAACTCCACGCGCGTGGGCGGCGGGGTGGCCGAGATCCTGGATAAGCTCGTCCCGCTCATGGCGGAACTGGGCATGGACACGCGCTGGGAGGTGATCTCGGGGGCCGGTGAGTTCTACCACACCACCAAGAGCTTCCATAACGGGCTGCAAGGCAACCCCGTGAACCTTACGGAGTCGATGCTGAAGGCGTTCGAGGAGACCAATGAGCAGAACGCCGAGCGTTTGCGTCCGGTGCTCGAGGAGGCGGACGTGGTGTTCATCCACGACCCGCAACCGGCACCGCTGCTCGAACTCTGCCCGAGCCGGCGCGGCAAGTGGATCTGGCGCTGCCACATCGACGCGAGCCACCCCTATCGCCCCGTGTGGCGTTATTTGCGCCAGTGGCTGCAGAACTACGACGCCAGCGTGTTCTCCTTGGCGGGCTTTGCCCAGTCGCTACCGCATCCGCAGTACCTCATCCCGCCGAGCATTGATCCGCTCAGCGAGAAAAACATGGAGCTGCCGGAGGACGAGGTGCGCGCGGTGTTCTCGCGCTTCAACCTGCGCGAGGGCGAGCCGGTAATGGTGCAGATCTCCCGCTTCGACCGCTTCAAAGACCCGGTCGGCGTGGTGCAGGCCTACCGGCTTGCCAAGCGCTTCACCCCGCATCTGCAATTGGTGCTCGCCGGCGGCGGCGCCTCCGACGACCCCGAGGGCGAGGCGGTGCTCGAAGAGGTGCGCGCCGCCACCGGCGACGACGAGGACGTGCATCTGCTGCTGCTGCCGCCCGATGCGCATCGCACCATCAACGCCCTGCAGCGGGCGGGTGATATCTTGTTGCAGAAGTCGCTCAAGGAGGGCTTCGGCCTGACCGTGACCGAGGCGATGTGGAAGGGCAAGCCGGTCATCGCGGGCGACACCGGCGGCATCCGCCTGCAGGTGATCAATCACCACACCGGCTTCCTGGTCAACACGCCCGAAGGGGCCGCGCTGCGCACGCGCTATTTCCTACGTCATCCCGAGAAGTTGCAGGAAATGGGCGCCAAGGCGCGCGAGTTCGTGCGCGAAAACTTCCTGCTCACCCGCCAACTGCGCGAGTACCTCACGCTCATGGTGGGCTTGCAGCATGGGGCGAAGGACCGC contains the following coding sequences:
- a CDS encoding glycosyltransferase, which codes for MTTMLEAYARVAGEDVIDHLRQLSEPLRGMKVVHINSTRVGGGVAEILDKLVPLMAELGMDTRWEVISGAGEFYHTTKSFHNGLQGNPVNLTESMLKAFEETNEQNAERLRPVLEEADVVFIHDPQPAPLLELCPSRRGKWIWRCHIDASHPYRPVWRYLRQWLQNYDASVFSLAGFAQSLPHPQYLIPPSIDPLSEKNMELPEDEVRAVFSRFNLREGEPVMVQISRFDRFKDPVGVVQAYRLAKRFTPHLQLVLAGGGASDDPEGEAVLEEVRAATGDDEDVHLLLLPPDAHRTINALQRAGDILLQKSLKEGFGLTVTEAMWKGKPVIAGDTGGIRLQVINHHTGFLVNTPEGAALRTRYFLRHPEKLQEMGAKAREFVRENFLLTRQLREYLTLMVGLQHGAKDRIELD